In one Cercospora beticola chromosome 1, complete sequence genomic region, the following are encoded:
- a CDS encoding uncharacterized protein (BUSCO:EOG09264IQ7), with protein MASGDKNKDARKAEKREKKDKKEKKTKSKQEQSATAFTLLADEKNVDSALSSLFAVKQPPVKSKPATATIPVKKTGPAAEDEESDDDNDAELSELDEEMEDDEEDFNGDVEVEDASEAVEEVAEPRRKRKRKDAEEQIEDAYMDRLAREEEKDAERLAAERAAKRAKKSEEQQDAPEQEADDSEEEGDGDSVDEDDHYETASDDEGKSAPPKHETEEAKDVELEKANRTVFLGNVSTAAISSKSSRKALMNHLASFFPKIAGEKGVSRPKVESIRFRSTPYASAIPKKAAYAKKELMDATAKSTNAYAVYSTPALAREACQHLNGTVVLDRHLRVDSIAHPAKVDNRRCVFVGNLGFVDDESNIQEANEEDGREKRKRGKEPADIEEGLWRTFGKCGKVESVRVIRDSTTRVGKGIAYVQFEDENGVEAALLLNEKKFPPMLPRKLRVSRAKAPKKNAKAGSGRPSLRPQQAVGRGGSGYQRKLTGEEASKLGRSAKLLGRAAAANLRKGGDENKSSARGPSERSSQTLAGGIRKPENFVFEGHRASARSGKSGLKLGGAKGAKNKSKTKVTKRSASFKQKKKA; from the exons CCTGCTTGCAGACGAGAAAAATGTCGACTCGGCCTTGTCGTCTCTCTTTGCAGTTAAG CAACCTCCTGTGAAATCGAagcctgccactgccacaaTTCCTGTGAAGAAGACGGGTCCAGccgccgaagacgaagaatccGACGATGACAACGATGCCGAACTTTccgagctggacgaggagatggaagatgatgaagaggattTTAATGGAGATGTAGAGGTTGAGGATGCTTCAGAAGCTGTGGAAGAGGTTGCCGAGCCCAGGCGCAAGCGCAAACGAAAGGATGCGGAAGAGCAGATCGAGGATGCGTACATGGACCGACTGGCACGCGAGGAAGAAAAGGACGCCGAGCGCCTTGCGGCCGAGCGAGCTGCGAAGCGTGCTAAGAAGAGTGAGGAGCAGCAGGATGCGCCCGAGCAGGAAGCGGACGAcagtgaagaggaaggagacGGCGACTCtgtggacgaggatgaccaTTACGAGACTGCCTCCGACGACGAAGGCAAATCCGCGCCACCCAAACACGAAAccgaagaagcgaaggacGTAGAACTGGAAAAGGCCAACCGCACTGTATTCCTGGGCAATGTTTCTACCGCTGCCATCTCCTCGAAGTCCTCTCGCAAGGCTCTCATGAACCACCTTGCCTCATTCTTCCCCAAAATCGCTGGCGAGAAAGGAGTCTCAAGACCGAAGGTCGAATCGATCCGCTTCCGCTCGACCCCGTACGCATCCGCGATACCAAAGAAAGCTGCATACGCGAAGAAAGAACTCATGGATGCCACTGCCAAATCCACTAACGCCTACGCGGTCTACTCAACACCCGCACTCGCTCGTGAGGCATGCCAACATCTCAACGGAACAGTCGTTCTCGACCGTCACCTCCGAGTCGACTCCATCGCACATCCCGCCAAAGTCGACAACAGACGCTGTGTGTTCGTCGGCAACCTGGGCTTTGTAGACGACGAATCTAACATCCAAGAAgccaacgaagaagacggccGTGAAAAACGCAAACGAGGTAAAGAACCCGCCGACATCGAAGAAGGCCTCTGGCGAACCTTTGGAAAATGCGGCAAAGTCGAGAGCGTGCGTGTCATCCGCGACAGCACGACCCGAGTAGGCAAAGGCATTGCATACGTCCAATTCGAAGACGAAAACGGTGTCGAAGCAGCTCTCCTGCTGAACGAGAAGAAATTCCCTCCCATGCTACCACGTAAACTCCGCGTTAGCAGAGCCAAGGCACCCAAAAAGAATGCCAAAGCGGGTAGCGGGCGGCCTTCTTTGAGACCCCAGCAAGCGGTGggtcgaggaggaagtggttATCAGCGGAAATTgacaggagaagaagcttcgaAGTTGGGACGATCGGCAAAACTGCTCGGGCGGGCTGCGGCCGCGAATTTGCggaaaggaggagatgagAATAAGTCGTCTGCCCGAGGGCCTTCAGAGCGCTCTTCCCAGACCCTGGCAGGGGGCATCAGAAAGCCAGAGAATTTTGTGTTTGAGGGCCATCGAGCAAGTGCGAGGTCAGGGAAGAGCGGGCTGAAGTTGGGAGGAGCAAAGGGCGCGAAGAACAAGAGTAAGACCAAAGTCACGAAGCGAAGCGCGTCGTTCAAGCAGAAGAAAAAGGCATAG